One part of the Oceanihabitans sp. IOP_32 genome encodes these proteins:
- a CDS encoding DegT/DnrJ/EryC1/StrS family aminotransferase has protein sequence MSSNTKIYLSSPHMGGAELKFINQAFDTNWIAPLGPNVNGFEEDLKRFLGGENEVTALNSGTSAIHVALQLLGVSNGDEVLCQSFTFSASANPIVYQGARPVFIDSELDTWNMSPELLEIAIKDRIAKYKKPKAIVAVHIYGIPFKANEINAIAKKYEIPVVEDSAEAFGSTYFDKACGTLSDVGVLSFNGNKIITTSGGGALVVKNLKLKNKAVFLATQARDNAPHYEHSSIGFNYRLSNVLAGIGRGQMEVIEDRVASRRNNYNFYKSNLSKYKSIQFLEEPEGVFSNRWMTCINTESYEMRESIRLNLQDNEIESRPLWKPMHLQAVFKDCLAFTDGTSERLFNNGLCLPSGSNLTPEDLQRVLSVILKTQNQ, from the coding sequence ATGTCTAGTAACACAAAAATATATTTATCATCACCTCACATGGGTGGCGCAGAATTAAAATTCATAAATCAAGCTTTTGACACTAATTGGATAGCGCCCTTAGGACCAAATGTAAATGGTTTTGAGGAGGATTTAAAACGTTTTTTAGGTGGTGAAAATGAAGTTACTGCTTTAAATTCTGGGACTTCAGCCATACATGTTGCTTTACAGTTGCTGGGGGTTTCAAATGGAGACGAGGTGCTATGCCAAAGTTTTACATTTTCAGCCTCGGCTAATCCAATTGTTTATCAAGGTGCCAGACCAGTTTTTATCGATAGTGAGCTTGATACTTGGAATATGTCTCCAGAATTACTTGAAATTGCTATTAAAGATCGCATTGCGAAATATAAAAAACCCAAAGCGATTGTAGCAGTTCACATTTATGGTATACCTTTTAAAGCGAACGAAATAAATGCCATTGCCAAAAAATATGAAATCCCAGTAGTTGAAGATAGTGCCGAAGCTTTTGGGAGCACATATTTTGATAAGGCTTGTGGCACATTATCCGATGTTGGTGTTTTATCGTTTAACGGCAATAAAATTATAACAACTTCGGGTGGAGGTGCGCTGGTGGTTAAAAACTTAAAGCTGAAGAATAAAGCTGTTTTTTTAGCAACCCAAGCACGAGATAATGCGCCGCACTACGAGCATTCTTCCATTGGATTTAATTATCGATTAAGCAATGTCCTGGCGGGCATTGGAAGAGGGCAGATGGAGGTTATTGAAGATCGCGTAGCATCGAGAAGAAATAATTATAATTTTTATAAATCTAACTTATCAAAATATAAATCTATTCAATTTCTAGAAGAGCCAGAAGGTGTGTTTTCAAATCGGTGGATGACTTGTATAAATACAGAGTCTTACGAGATGCGCGAGTCTATAAGATTAAATTTACAAGACAATGAAATAGAATCCAGACCCTTGTGGAAACCCATGCACTTGCAGGCAGTTTTTAAAGATTGTTTAGCCTTTACAGACGGTACTTCAGAGCGCTTGTTTAACAACGGACTGTGTTTGCCAAGTGGTTCAAATTTAACGCCAGAAGATTTACAAA
- a CDS encoding SDR family oxidoreductase, whose translation MTAQLKKLEGKQVLVTGGAGFIGSNLCETLLGYNIKVVCLDNFATGKRENVAPFLKNSNFKLIEGDIRRLEDCHTACHGVDFILHQAALGSVPRSIKDPITTNAVNVSGFLNMLVAARDAGVKRFVYAASSSTYGDHEALPKVEDTIGNPLSPYAITKYVNELYADIFKKTYNLDTIGLRYFNVFGKRQDPSGAYAAVIPKFVQQFIRHESPVINGDGSYSRDFTYIDNVIQINMNALTTNNVNALNTVYNVACGERTTLIELATMLKTYLAQFDDAINHIEIKHTENRIGDIPHSLASIDKAKTLLNYNPKYNVSAGLKEAVQWYWENLK comes from the coding sequence ATGACTGCTCAATTAAAGAAATTAGAAGGAAAACAAGTGCTAGTTACTGGCGGTGCAGGATTTATTGGCTCCAACCTATGTGAAACTTTATTAGGTTACAATATAAAAGTTGTGTGCTTAGACAACTTTGCTACTGGAAAAAGAGAAAATGTAGCACCTTTCCTTAAAAATTCTAATTTTAAATTAATTGAAGGCGACATTCGGCGTTTAGAAGATTGCCATACAGCCTGCCATGGTGTAGATTTTATATTGCATCAAGCTGCATTAGGTTCTGTACCCAGGTCTATAAAAGATCCCATTACCACAAATGCTGTAAACGTATCTGGCTTTTTAAATATGTTGGTGGCCGCAAGAGATGCAGGCGTTAAACGGTTTGTGTATGCGGCAAGTTCTTCTACCTATGGCGATCATGAGGCTTTACCTAAAGTAGAAGACACTATAGGAAACCCCCTGTCGCCTTATGCCATTACAAAATATGTAAATGAATTGTACGCCGATATTTTTAAAAAGACTTATAATTTAGATACTATAGGATTGCGATACTTTAATGTATTTGGAAAAAGACAAGATCCCAGTGGCGCTTATGCAGCGGTAATTCCAAAATTTGTGCAACAATTTATTAGGCATGAATCTCCTGTTATAAATGGAGACGGCAGCTATTCAAGAGACTTTACTTATATAGATAATGTGATTCAAATCAACATGAATGCACTTACAACTAATAATGTTAATGCCTTAAATACAGTTTATAATGTGGCTTGCGGCGAACGCACAACATTAATTGAATTAGCGACCATGTTAAAAACCTATTTAGCGCAATTTGACGATGCTATAAACCACATAGAAATTAAACATACCGAAAACAGAATTGGTGATATACCCCACTCTCTAGCCTCTATTGATAAGGCCAAAACCTTATTAAATTACAACCCTAAATACAATGTGAGTGCTGGCCTAAAAGAAGCAGTACAATGGTATTGGGAGAACTTAAAATAA